GGTCCTTTTGCGGGAGATGAATGCGCATCCGCATGCCGGTCTTCGGAAGACGCCGCCCAGCGCAGCCAGTTGGCCCAAAGAGCGTCAGCGCATTCTCGAGGGAGCGATGAAAATCCTCGGCCCGTTCCCAAAAGAGAAAGTCCCGCTCGATCCGAGAATCCTCTCCGAAGAAGACTGCGGCGACTACGTCCGCCGCAAGGTGTCCATCCAGGTCCAATCCGACGACCGCCTGCCGGCCTACTTGCTGATCCCCAAGAAGCGTCTCCCGCGTGCGCCGGCGGTCATTTGCTTTTACGGCACGACAAGCGGCGCCGGCAAAGAAACCACCGTGGGCTTGTCCGGTCGCGCCCCTAACACCCCGCCGCAGCGGAATCATGCCTTTGCCCTCGACATGGTGGAGGCCGGATTCGTCGCTTTCGCGGCGGATTATCTCCGCGACGGCGAGCGCATCAAACCGGGCCGCCGCCCTTACGACACGACCGACTTCTACAAACAGTTTCCGGACTGGTCGATTCACGGCAAAGATATTTGGGACACTTCCCGCGCCATCGACTACTTGCAGACGCTGGATTTTGTCGATCCGGAGAAGATCGGGATGATCGGGCATTCCTACGGCGGGCACAGCACGATTTTTACGGCGGCGTTGGAACCCCGGATCAAAGTCGCAGTCGCCAACGGACCGGTCTCCGACTTTCTGCACCACGGGATGCACTGGGCTGTGCCCAAAGGCGGCGGCAACAGCCAGTCGATGCCTGCGCTCCGGCCATTCGTGCTGGACCACACGTTGCCTTTGCCGGTTACGTTTTACGAATTGACTTCCCTGATGCCGCCAAGGCCGCTGCTCGTAGGTCAGGCCGCTGGCGAGCGCCGCCCGATGGAGGAGGAAAACTGCGCGGCGGTGAGCGCGGTGTATCGCGCCCTGGGCCACGCCAATCGCGTGCGTTACTACTGGTACGCAGGCGATCACGATTTTCCGCCCGAAGCACGAGCCGCCGCCGTGCAGTGGTTCAAGCGCTGGTTTGAGGACGATGTTCCCGACAGCGAGAGTGGCTTCCCTTGAACCAACCCACCCCGTCGCCCCTCCCAGGAGGGGAACTGGACGCTGCGACGCCGAATGAAAGTCCCATCCTGGGAGGGGAAGGAGTGGGTTCATGGTCCCAATGCGCGGTTCGGAAATCGTGACTGCTCCCATGAACCGAACGGTAGGGCGAGCCTGTCCCCAGCGAGCCCAGTCGCACGTGTTCCAAGCACGTCGAGCGGCTCGCCGGGACGGACTCGCCCGACCTGGTTCATGAAACAGGGCACGCTTCCATCCACACGCGAGCGTCTTGGACTGCGGCAGTCCTCTCTGCTCCGTACACGCATTCTCCCGGCTGGAATCCCAACCTGATTCTGCCCCAAAGTCCAGGGTTGCGAGGAACGTTGCTGCTGACAAAACAGCAAGAATCGGCCAGAATGTAGATCGAAACGGCTCGTTATGCCTTCCGAACCCTGCATTTCATGGCTGAAAGCGCTGGCGGACGAAACGCGCTGGCGCATTGTGCGTGAGCTGCTCGCTGAACCGCTCACGGTCAACGATCTCGTCGAGCGGCTGGGCGTTTCGCAATACAACGTCTCCAAGCATCTCAAAATCCTTCGCCATGCCGGCATCATCGAGGGCGAGCGTCACGGGCGCCACGTCGAATGCGACATCGTCCCCGAGTTTCGCCGGCGCTTGTCCAAGAACGAAACCATTCTCGACCTCGGCTGCTGCACGTTTCGCTTCGACGGGCAGCCCGAATAGCCATTCTCTCCGCCGTGGAATAAGAGTTGACGCCGGCGGTTCATATATGCCCAAATGCGCATCTTTCCGCGCCCCAAATGAACATCCCGGCTCCCATAATGCTCACCCTATTCATCGTTCTGGCAGGTTGCTTCGTGGCGTATGCCAACGGGGCGAACGACAACTTCAAAGGTGTGGCCAGTCTCTTTGGCAGCCGCACTTGCGGGTATCGCGCCGCCATTTCTTGGGCCACCTTGACGACCTTCGCCGGAAGCCTCACTGCCCTGTTGCT
The window above is part of the Verrucomicrobiota bacterium genome. Proteins encoded here:
- a CDS encoding winged helix-turn-helix transcriptional regulator, which codes for MPSEPCISWLKALADETRWRIVRELLAEPLTVNDLVERLGVSQYNVSKHLKILRHAGIIEGERHGRHVECDIVPEFRRRLSKNETILDLGCCTFRFDGQPE